In one Mycobacterium heckeshornense genomic region, the following are encoded:
- a CDS encoding cupin domain-containing protein translates to MESISLTDLAAQKLAEARQTNSGRAAHTLHGGHNHELRQTVMALLAGRELGEHDSPGQASLQVLHGHVHLSAGADSWDGKTGDYVVIPPQRHSLQAIEDSVIMLTVFKSLSAAG, encoded by the coding sequence ATGGAATCCATTTCGCTGACCGACCTGGCCGCGCAAAAGCTGGCCGAGGCGCGGCAGACCAACAGCGGGCGCGCCGCTCATACGCTTCACGGCGGGCACAACCACGAACTGCGCCAAACCGTGATGGCGCTGCTTGCCGGACGCGAACTGGGTGAGCACGACAGCCCAGGCCAGGCGTCGCTGCAGGTGCTGCACGGCCATGTGCACCTCAGCGCCGGCGCCGATTCCTGGGACGGCAAGACCGGCGACTACGTCGTGATCCCGCCGCAGCGGCACTCCCTGCAGGCCATCGAGGATTCGGTGATCATGCTGACCGTCTTCAAGAGCCTGTCCGCTGCGGGGTAG
- a CDS encoding helix-turn-helix transcriptional regulator: MSNIARPAHDADRRRAVLQVLKAATAPMSIAAIAEHLDVHPNTVRFHLDGLVRDGRVERVTPDHRRPGRPPLMFRAIRQMDRGGARRYQLLAEILTLGFADERDPSGKALAAGRAWGQRLVSGPAGGMRTEESIDHLVGLLDDLGFAPERRGSAGEHQIGLRHCPFLELAETRSSVVCPIHLGIMRGAMDIIQAPVTVDRLDAFVEPDLCVAHLGPREATT, translated from the coding sequence GTGAGCAATATCGCCAGGCCGGCCCACGACGCCGATCGCCGGCGCGCCGTACTGCAGGTGTTGAAGGCGGCGACCGCTCCGATGAGCATCGCCGCGATCGCCGAGCACCTTGACGTGCATCCCAACACCGTGCGCTTTCATCTGGACGGCCTGGTCCGTGACGGCCGAGTCGAACGTGTCACGCCCGATCACCGGCGCCCGGGCCGGCCTCCGCTGATGTTTCGCGCCATCCGGCAGATGGACCGCGGCGGGGCCCGCCGCTACCAGCTGCTGGCCGAGATCCTCACCCTGGGCTTCGCCGACGAGCGGGATCCCAGTGGCAAGGCGCTCGCGGCGGGCCGGGCGTGGGGGCAGCGGCTGGTGTCCGGTCCGGCCGGCGGAATGCGAACCGAGGAATCGATCGATCACCTCGTCGGACTGCTCGACGACCTCGGGTTCGCCCCCGAGCGCCGCGGGTCCGCCGGCGAGCATCAGATCGGCCTGCGGCACTGCCCGTTTCTCGAACTCGCCGAAACTCGCAGCAGTGTGGTTTGCCCGATTCACCTCGGGATCATGCGAGGAGCGATGGACATCATCCAAGCGCCGGTCACCGTCGACCGCCTGGATGCCTTCGTCGAACCCGACCTGTGTGTGGCACACCTCGGTCCGCGGGAGGCAACCACGTGA
- the fdxA gene encoding ferredoxin, which produces MTYVIGKPCVDVMDRSCVDECPVDCIYEGGRALYIHPDECVDCGACEPVCPVEAIYYEDDLPEDLQPYLADNAAFFSEVLPGRDEPLGSPGGAAKVGPLGVDTPLVASLPRAEGSESR; this is translated from the coding sequence ATGACGTACGTGATCGGGAAGCCGTGTGTCGATGTGATGGATCGCTCCTGCGTCGACGAGTGCCCGGTGGACTGCATCTACGAGGGCGGGCGGGCGCTCTACATCCATCCCGACGAGTGTGTGGACTGCGGAGCCTGCGAACCGGTGTGTCCGGTCGAGGCGATCTACTACGAGGACGACCTGCCTGAGGACCTGCAGCCATACCTGGCGGACAATGCGGCGTTCTTCAGCGAAGTCCTGCCGGGCCGCGACGAGCCGCTCGGCTCACCCGGTGGAGCCGCCAAGGTAGGCCCGCTGGGTGTCGACACCCCGCTGGTGGCTAGCCTGCCCAGAGCAGAAGGCTCGGAGTCACGGTGA
- a CDS encoding DUF2249 domain-containing protein, producing MADTELDVRQLRKPDKHPTIFATYAALAVGESFVLVNNHDPKHLHEEFEADHAGSYGWEYLEKGPAVWRIRITKLTSTPLPRILVNTAEVTAIEPDVRGAVWKLEVGERDLDSNIIALAPGGGIDAHAGADVDVLIHVLAGSGQVTTEQGEIELAPGALLWLPRRSRRQFSAGPDGLRYLTVHKKREILPLTPTVRQVV from the coding sequence ATGGCCGACACCGAACTTGACGTCCGGCAGCTGCGTAAGCCGGACAAGCACCCGACTATCTTCGCCACCTACGCCGCCCTGGCGGTCGGCGAGTCCTTCGTGCTGGTCAACAACCACGATCCCAAGCACTTGCACGAGGAGTTCGAAGCCGATCACGCAGGCAGCTACGGCTGGGAGTACCTCGAGAAGGGCCCTGCGGTCTGGCGTATCCGGATCACCAAGCTCACCTCTACCCCACTACCCCGGATCCTGGTGAATACCGCCGAGGTCACCGCTATCGAGCCGGACGTGCGCGGTGCGGTGTGGAAGCTGGAAGTCGGCGAGCGCGACCTGGACTCGAACATCATCGCGCTGGCGCCCGGTGGCGGGATCGACGCCCACGCCGGAGCCGACGTCGACGTCCTGATTCACGTGCTGGCCGGCAGCGGGCAGGTCACCACCGAGCAGGGCGAGATCGAACTGGCTCCAGGCGCGCTGCTGTGGTTGCCAAGGCGGTCCCGACGCCAGTTCAGCGCCGGGCCGGATGGGCTGCGTTATCTGACCGTGCACAAGAAGCGGGAGATCCTTCCGCTGACACCCACTGTGCGGCAGGTTGTTTGA
- a CDS encoding class I SAM-dependent methyltransferase → MADIRRTTLPKADRGDDAVAGHWLLARMGKRVLRPGGVELTRELLDCAEVTDADVLELAPGLGHTAIEILARCPCSYLAAEQDPDAAMLVRDIVTGRGDVRVADASNTGLSDASTDLVVGEAMLTMQGEATKHAIVAEAARLLRPGGRYAIHELALTPDTISDDIKTDVRQSLARAIKVNARPLTVAEWRQLLAEHGLVVDHVATAPMALLQPRRLVADEGLHGALRFAINVLTHPDARRRILQMRRTFRRHRNQLTAVAIVARKPQH, encoded by the coding sequence ATGGCCGACATCCGGCGCACGACGCTGCCGAAAGCCGACCGCGGCGACGACGCGGTGGCGGGCCACTGGCTGTTGGCCCGCATGGGCAAGCGGGTGCTCCGCCCGGGGGGTGTGGAGCTCACCCGCGAGCTGTTGGATTGCGCCGAGGTGACCGACGCCGATGTGCTTGAGTTGGCACCGGGGTTGGGCCACACGGCAATTGAAATTCTCGCGCGATGCCCGTGCTCGTATCTCGCCGCCGAGCAAGACCCTGATGCGGCCATGCTGGTTCGCGACATCGTCACCGGACGCGGCGACGTCCGGGTGGCCGACGCCAGCAATACGGGGTTGTCCGATGCCAGCACCGACCTCGTCGTCGGTGAGGCGATGCTGACCATGCAGGGCGAGGCGACCAAGCACGCAATCGTCGCCGAGGCGGCCCGTCTGCTGCGGCCGGGCGGGCGCTACGCGATCCACGAACTCGCGCTGACGCCCGACACCATCAGCGATGACATCAAAACCGACGTCCGGCAATCCTTGGCCCGCGCCATCAAAGTCAACGCCCGCCCGCTGACCGTCGCCGAATGGCGCCAACTGCTCGCTGAGCACGGGCTTGTCGTCGACCACGTCGCGACGGCGCCGATGGCGCTGTTGCAGCCTCGGCGCTTGGTCGCCGACGAAGGACTGCATGGAGCACTGCGGTTCGCCATCAACGTGCTCACCCATCCCGACGCCCGCCGGCGCATACTTCAGATGCGACGGACCTTTCGAAGGCACCGCAACCAGTTGACCGCCGTCGCGATCGTCGCCCGCAAGCCTCAGCACTGA
- a CDS encoding group III truncated hemoglobin, with the protein MAELEASPDLDRADLADRADVEKLLRRFYNRVLVDDLLAEPFTDVRTYGLDSHIPRMCDFWETVLFRAGLYRGSALDAHRHVHRRTPLSGRHFVRWLTTWNHTVDELYNGPMADRAKVQAARIAWAMHRRLNGHDTQELDAMVGAWIR; encoded by the coding sequence ATGGCTGAGCTCGAGGCGTCGCCCGACCTGGACCGCGCGGATTTGGCGGACCGTGCCGATGTAGAAAAGTTGTTGCGCCGCTTCTACAACCGGGTCCTGGTCGACGACCTTCTCGCCGAGCCGTTCACCGACGTGCGAACCTACGGTCTGGACTCGCACATTCCGAGGATGTGTGACTTTTGGGAGACGGTGTTGTTTCGTGCCGGGCTTTACCGGGGCAGCGCACTGGACGCGCACCGACACGTCCACCGCCGAACACCGTTGTCCGGCCGTCATTTCGTCCGCTGGCTGACCACCTGGAACCACACCGTCGATGAGTTGTACAACGGACCGATGGCCGACCGCGCCAAAGTTCAGGCCGCCAGGATCGCCTGGGCTATGCACCGCCGACTGAACGGCCATGACACACAAGAACTCGACGCAATGGTCGGTGCTTGGATCCGGTGA